Below is a genomic region from Deltaproteobacteria bacterium.
GGTGAGAGCAGCATCGGGAATGCATGATTATGAAGAGGGCAGGGCCATGGGAATAAATGATGACGGTTCTCTTTTGCTTGAGAAACAGGATGGCAGTCTAATCAATGTCACCGTCGGCGATATAAATATATTATAAAGTGAACTTTTTATGCTTTTTGTTATCGATGTAGGAAATACAAATATAGTTCTTGGTATTTATGAAGGTGATACTCTTCTTGAAAGCTGGAGAGTGGGAACAAAAAGAGGGCGGACTGTAGATGAGTATGGAATTCTCCTTAAGGAGCTCCTCTCTTTTTCAAGTATTGACTCTCGGCTAATTAGTGATATTATTGTTTCTTCTGTTGTGCCTCCTCTGGACAGTACCCTTGTGAATATGTCCGGGAAATATTTTGGCATTAGACCCCTCTTTGTGGGGCAAGGGCTGAAAAGCGGGATCCCTATTCTCTATGAAAATCCCAAAGAGGTAGGCGCCGACAGGATCGTTAATGCCGTAGCGGCCCTGAAACGCTTCGGTGGACCTGTCATTGTTGTTGATTTTGGTACGGCAACGACCTTCGATTTCATCACGAAAAAGGGGGAATATGCAGGCGGCGTTATTGCGCCCGGTATTGGTATTTCAGTGGAGGCGCTTTTCCAGAGAGCTTCCAAATTGCCCCGAATCGACCTTGTCAGGCCAAAGAAGGTGATAGGACGGAATACAGTTAACAGTATCCAGTCAGGTATTATCCATGGTTATGTTAGTCTTGTTGACGGCATTGTCCTTAAAATGAAGGAGGAAATAAAGTCCCCGGCGAAAGTTGTTGCTACCGGTGGACTGGCGTCTTTAATAGCAAAAGAATCTCTTTGTATTGATGAGGTCGTCGACAATCTCACCCTTGAAGGATTAAAGGAAATCTTTGATATGAACAAAGGGGAGCGAGTTGATTAAGTTCTTTTTTAAGCTGGCCATTGTTTTTATTATAGCCCTTGCCGCCGTTATTTACCATAATACGGAATCGGGCAAAAAGTTTGAAAAAAAGGTGGGAGAGGAAATTAGTTTTGATAAAATGTCTGAGAGAGGCAAAGACCTTATTGAAAAGACGATCTATTTTCTTTCCCTGAAAGGCCTTGAATATAAAAAGAAGAAGGCAACCGTTGAAAAGGGGCCTCTTAAAGTCAATCAAAATGTGGAAGCGCTGCCTGAATCTGCTGTTGAAAGCAGCAGGAAAAAGGAAATAAAAAAAGAGACAACAGAAAAAATAGGAGATGAAGATCGAAAAAGACTTGAGGAAATCCTTGAACAAGAGGGATAGATTTAAAACTTTTTTGAACTTTTTTACAAACTGTTTGTCAATAGTCATGTATAGGACTTCATTTAGTGGAAAAATCCGATGCCTATCTTGTAAAGAGAAGCCAGGAAGGGGATATAAGGTCCTTTGAACTTCTTGTCGTTAAATATCAGAAAAGAATATTCAATGTGATATTCAGAATAGTAAAGGATTCTGTTGCCGTTGAGGATTTGGCCCAGGAGGCATTTCTCAATGCCTTTAAGGCGATAAAAGGTTTTAAAGGGGGGTCATCCTTTTACACCTGGCTTTACAGGATAGCGGCAAATGTAAGTATTAATTACCTGTCAAAAAATAAAAAAGCGACATTTATCGATGAAGAGCATCTTGAAAGAGCCTCTGTAACCGAGAGTGCGCCCGGTCGGGAAATATCACCTGAAAGGCATACGCTTAACAGGGAATCGGCCAATGCTATCTCAGAGGCCATAGAAACGCTGCCTGACGATATTAAAAAGGCGGTTATGCTCAGAGAGTATGAAGGGCTTTCCTATGAAGAAATTGCGGAAATAATGGATTGCCCTATCGGCACGGTTCGGTCCAGGATTTTCAGGGGAAGAAATATCCTTAAAGGTTTGTTAAAGGAATATTTATAAACAGGCAGAGCAAGGAGAGAAGTTATGGATTGTTCAGAATATGTAGATATGATTTCAGATGAAATTGATGAAGAACTCACTGAAGCAAGGGCTCTCGTCCTGATGCGCCACCTTGTTCGATGCGATGGTTGCCGCAGTGAATACTCTCAGCTCCTTTCCCTTAGTGACATTGTCAAATCTTCCGCTCCTGCCTTTCCTCATCAGCTTCCCTCGCAGTTTTCAGCCCATATTACGGCGCTTATTGAAGAGGAGCTTAACCCTTCCCGGAAAATCATTCCTCAGGTTCCTGCTAAAGGAAATGTTTTTGGCGCCTTTTTAGATAAGGCAAGGGCCGTTTCTCTGCCTGTACCTTCTCTGTCATGGTCCTTTGCGGCATCTCTTATGCTTGTTGCCTCCCTAACCTTTTACTACAAAGGAGCAAATACAAACCTGTCGCATCAGCAGATGATGACCGATGCCAAGGTTATCAAGGCCAGTATCTTAAAAAAGGCAAGCCTGTCTTCTGCAAATAATGCAGGGAGTGATTTTAGTTATTACGTCAAAAAGCACACCAATGCCTTGCGCAGTAAACCTGTCAATTATTCTAATCGCTATGGCAGCGCCGTTACCAGTTATGTATCCTTTGAATCAGGAGCTTTAAGAAACAAGTAAAACCCTATGTCTGCTACAATCCTTAACAGATCATACTTCAACAGATCATACTTCGTCTCCTTTGTCCTGTTGTTCCTGCTTTCCCATTCTTCCTCTTTGTGGGGAGCATCCTTCTCATCGGAGCAGGTGGACAGCCTTCTTGAAAACCTTCTTCGTGGAGACTATTATGTCTCTTTTGAAGCGGAAGAGTTGACAATACACTTCTCCCACGGGGAACCTCAAATAAACCGGTTTAAGGTGGGAAAATTAAAACCGCATAAGATGAGAAGGGAGAAGTATGCCATCGATGGTTCAGTGGAAGAAATTATAGTCCATGATGATGAACTTCAGATTGTTTCCTATCCTAAACAAAATATTGTGGTAAGAAGCCCGCGAAACAAGACCGGTGTGAGGGCCGATGAGAAGAGGAAGCTTATTGATCTTGTTAAAAAGAACTATGACGTCGTGT
It encodes:
- a CDS encoding type III pantothenate kinase, which translates into the protein MLFVIDVGNTNIVLGIYEGDTLLESWRVGTKRGRTVDEYGILLKELLSFSSIDSRLISDIIVSSVVPPLDSTLVNMSGKYFGIRPLFVGQGLKSGIPILYENPKEVGADRIVNAVAALKRFGGPVIVVDFGTATTFDFITKKGEYAGGVIAPGIGISVEALFQRASKLPRIDLVRPKKVIGRNTVNSIQSGIIHGYVSLVDGIVLKMKEEIKSPAKVVATGGLASLIAKESLCIDEVVDNLTLEGLKEIFDMNKGERVD
- a CDS encoding sigma-70 family RNA polymerase sigma factor, whose amino-acid sequence is MEKSDAYLVKRSQEGDIRSFELLVVKYQKRIFNVIFRIVKDSVAVEDLAQEAFLNAFKAIKGFKGGSSFYTWLYRIAANVSINYLSKNKKATFIDEEHLERASVTESAPGREISPERHTLNRESANAISEAIETLPDDIKKAVMLREYEGLSYEEIAEIMDCPIGTVRSRIFRGRNILKGLLKEYL
- a CDS encoding anti-sigma factor, which translates into the protein MDCSEYVDMISDEIDEELTEARALVLMRHLVRCDGCRSEYSQLLSLSDIVKSSAPAFPHQLPSQFSAHITALIEEELNPSRKIIPQVPAKGNVFGAFLDKARAVSLPVPSLSWSFAASLMLVASLTFYYKGANTNLSHQQMMTDAKVIKASILKKASLSSANNAGSDFSYYVKKHTNALRSKPVNYSNRYGSAVTSYVSFESGALRNK